The Pontibacter pudoricolor genome contains a region encoding:
- a CDS encoding phosphatase PAP2 family protein, which translates to MKLVSLGNCRHGIFLFMLLSIVSTVHAQVPAVTIDSVRYGHSPDTLDQVIRIEAQKESRQRSTVIKNAAFIVAGAGLWTATFAWVDEPVQRFMYSNRSLVVDKLASVVEPLGRQHYMLPLAVTAAATGMLMKDKKLEKAGILATGSILVSAGFTEVLKHQFHRHRPDSGDDNHFFDGPSLSPAHTSLPSSHTTTAFAVATSVASVYRYEHPIVPPLAYGIASMVGLSRINDNAHWTTDVLAGALVGYLSAKGTLYLYDLLDQKLMLRKQKLLITPQPGIRSGGVSALLIF; encoded by the coding sequence ATGAAACTGGTTTCTCTTGGTAATTGCAGGCATGGCATTTTCCTGTTTATGTTGTTGTCTATAGTTTCCACTGTGCATGCTCAGGTACCGGCTGTAACTATAGATTCAGTTAGGTATGGCCATAGCCCGGATACATTAGATCAGGTTATTAGAATAGAGGCTCAGAAAGAAAGCAGGCAAAGATCAACAGTCATAAAAAATGCAGCCTTTATAGTTGCAGGTGCTGGTCTCTGGACAGCGACTTTTGCCTGGGTGGATGAGCCGGTACAGCGCTTTATGTATTCCAACAGGTCACTGGTAGTTGATAAGCTAGCTTCTGTTGTAGAGCCACTGGGCCGGCAACATTATATGCTGCCACTTGCCGTAACAGCAGCAGCTACAGGTATGCTCATGAAAGATAAAAAACTGGAAAAAGCCGGCATACTGGCTACCGGTAGTATATTGGTGAGCGCAGGTTTTACAGAAGTACTCAAGCATCAGTTCCATCGGCACAGACCTGACAGCGGCGACGATAATCATTTTTTTGATGGCCCGTCGCTGAGTCCGGCCCATACCTCTTTGCCGTCTTCCCATACCACTACTGCGTTTGCAGTAGCAACCTCAGTAGCTTCCGTTTACCGTTACGAGCATCCTATAGTTCCGCCTTTAGCTTACGGTATTGCTTCTATGGTAGGGCTGTCACGAATAAACGATAATGCCCACTGGACAACAGATGTTCTGGCAGGTGCCTTGGTGGGATACCTTTCGGCAAAAGGAACGCTTTATTTATATGATTTGCTAGACCAAAAACTGATGCTACGTAAACAAAAGCTGTTGATCACACCTCAGCCCGGTATAAGATCAGGTGGCGTTAGTGCACTGCTTATATTTTAA
- a CDS encoding DUF3570 domain-containing protein, whose amino-acid sequence MAQNTTTATAKGRRTRELSPAEVNILGSYYSQTGEHSPVTGGIGTEELTDVTPTIIVNVPLDTVTNLNVNFGMDFYTSASSDQIDYNVSGASKSDTRTHLNVGISRRNNARRTIKGITIGGSTEYDYQSVSVGANWAIVSKDGNRELSLGALAFFDTWSRIYPIELRGKGQLLDEDKRQSYSLSATLSQVINRKMQAALSSDVVYQTGLLSTPFQRVYFADQELPDIERLPDTRYKYPVGLRLNYYTSDYLTMRFFYRFYTDSWGMTANTIELETSIKIGPFFSFYPFYRYHTQTAVDYFSPYKAHLSTEELYTSDYDLAGINSHKVGLGVRYSPLEGITHFGLPFSRNTTQFKSIEVRGGNYWRSDGLKAFIISADLGFTIPGNE is encoded by the coding sequence ATGGCGCAAAATACAACAACAGCAACTGCTAAAGGCCGCAGGACACGTGAATTGTCGCCGGCTGAAGTAAACATACTTGGCAGCTATTATAGCCAGACAGGAGAACATTCTCCGGTTACGGGTGGCATTGGCACCGAAGAACTGACCGATGTGACGCCCACCATTATCGTGAATGTGCCGCTGGATACGGTTACTAACCTGAACGTGAATTTCGGGATGGATTTCTATACTTCTGCATCTTCGGATCAAATAGACTATAACGTTTCCGGTGCTTCCAAATCGGACACCCGTACCCACCTGAATGTAGGGATAAGCCGCCGCAACAACGCCCGCCGCACGATAAAGGGCATTACCATCGGCGGCTCCACCGAGTACGATTACCAGTCTGTTTCGGTAGGAGCGAACTGGGCTATCGTTTCTAAAGACGGAAACCGGGAACTAAGCCTGGGTGCGCTGGCCTTTTTCGATACCTGGTCGCGTATTTACCCCATCGAGCTGCGCGGTAAGGGACAATTACTGGACGAGGACAAACGCCAGTCCTATAGTTTGTCGGCTACCCTTTCACAGGTGATCAACCGGAAAATGCAGGCTGCGCTCTCATCAGACGTAGTGTACCAGACCGGTTTGCTTTCCACGCCATTCCAGCGGGTATATTTTGCAGATCAGGAACTTCCCGACATAGAGCGCCTGCCAGATACCCGGTATAAATATCCTGTCGGTCTGCGGCTTAATTATTACACCTCGGATTACCTGACCATGCGTTTCTTTTACCGCTTCTATACCGATAGCTGGGGTATGACAGCCAATACGATAGAGTTGGAAACGTCGATCAAAATAGGGCCGTTCTTTTCGTTTTATCCCTTCTACCGCTACCACACTCAAACGGCTGTAGATTATTTCTCACCCTACAAAGCACATTTATCCACCGAAGAACTGTATACTTCTGACTACGATCTGGCAGGAATAAACAGTCATAAAGTCGGGCTTGGCGTGCGCTACTCTCCGCTGGAAGGTATCACTCATTTCGGCCTGCCATTTTCCCGCAATACCACGCAGTTTAAAAGTATAGAAGTGCGTGGCGGCAACTACTGGCGAAGCGACGGGCTGAAGGCCTTTATTATCAGTGCAGACCTGGGCTTTACGATACCGGGTAACGAGTAG
- a CDS encoding DUF4266 domain-containing protein: MKMHFKPLAVFAGLLIVGLLSSCETVKPYQKSYLNEEEMQLSARKVQTFEMNFESYREGASGATGGKMGGGCGCN; the protein is encoded by the coding sequence ATGAAAATGCACTTCAAACCATTAGCTGTTTTTGCAGGCCTGCTTATAGTTGGCTTGCTGAGCAGTTGCGAAACGGTAAAGCCTTATCAGAAGTCGTATCTGAACGAAGAAGAAATGCAGTTGAGTGCCCGCAAGGTGCAGACGTTTGAAATGAATTTTGAAAGCTACCGGGAAGGGGCATCCGGGGCGACAGGCGGTAAAATGGGAGGAGGCTGCGGATGCAACTAA